A genomic region of Miscanthus floridulus cultivar M001 chromosome 3, ASM1932011v1, whole genome shotgun sequence contains the following coding sequences:
- the LOC136543805 gene encoding uncharacterized protein: MPPAIVDQEYWMIYFNGSLIKRGASTGIVFVLPLRVHMRYMVHLHFPSSNNVAEYEVLINDLRIAIELGIRRLDVWGDSRLVVDQVMKESSCHDTKMAMYYQEVCQLEDKLNGHELNHILRCLNEAAGALAKAVSDRELAPIGVFASDNTSPWFTMRGWNKMVMVHLL; this comes from the coding sequence atgccaccagcgatcgtcgaccaagagtactggatgatataCTTCAATGGGTCACTGATAAAGAGAGGCGCCAGCACAGGGAtagtctttgttttgcccctcagggtacacatgaggtacatggttcacctccatttcccctcctccaacaatgtggctgaatatgaggtgctcatcaatgACCTGCGCattgccattgagttgggcatccgacgcctcgacgtctgGGGTGACTCCCGActagtcgtcgaccaagtcatgaaggagtcaagctgccatgacaccaagatggctatgtactaccaagaagtctgccagctggaggacaagctcaacggccatgagctcaaccacatcctgaGGTGCCTTAACGAGGCGGCCGGCGCGCTGGCAAAGGCGGTGTCTGATAGAGAGCTGGCGCCAATAGGTGTCTTTGCCAGCGACAACACAAGCCCTTGGTTCACTATGAGGGGTTGGAACAAGATGGTGATGGTACATCTGCTCTAG